The segment GTTCAGCTCGTGCAACAAGGTGAGAAAGTATTAGTATCGGCACCAAGCAATACAGCTGTTGATCACTTGGCAAAAGGATTATTACAACAAGGCATTAACCTGTTACGTGTGGGCAATACAAGCAAAGTAGATGAATTGATCTACAAACATACACCGGAAGGAAAACTGAATAACAGCAGTGCCTTAAAAGAGATCAAGCAGTTAAAAATACGTGCTGAAGAATTCAGGAAGATGGCGTTGAAGTACAAACGAAGTTTTGGGAAGTCGGAACGTGAACAACGAAGCTTGTTATTTAAGGAAGTAAAAAACATCCGTACTGAAATAAAAAAACTTCAGCACTACAACGAAGAAAAATTGTTTGCAGAGGCACAGGTGATTGCAGGAACTCCCATTGGATTGTATGATGCAGATTTGAAACAATCGTTTCATACACTTGTGATTGATGAAGCAGGACAATGCATTGAACCATTGGCCTGGTGTATTTTCCCAATGGCTGAAAAGATCGTACTTGCCGGTGATCATTGGCAATTACCTCCTACTGTGTTAAGTAATGAAGCAGCAGTGCTTGGCTTCAATCGTTCGATCTTGGAAGTAGCTATTGAAAAAACAACAACAGTTTCCTTATTGAATATTCAATACCGGATGCGTAAAGCCATAGCAGGTTTCAGCAGCAGTTATTTTTATAAAGATCTGTTACATACGGCTGAGCATTTGCAAAACACAGGTGTACATTTAACTTTTATTGATACTGCCGGTTCAGGCTATAACGAAACCCATGGGCCGGACGGTGTAAGTTTACAAAACGAAGGCGAGCTAAATATTGTACGTCAGCTTTTGGAGCAGGAGCAACTTGATCCGATTCATACAGCTTTCATATCGCCTTATTCAGGACAGGTAACAAAAGCAAAAGAGCAACTGCCAACAGGTTTACGCATCAGCACCATTGATAGTTTCCAGGGTCAGGAAAAAGAAAATATTGTTGTATCGCTTGTGCGGAGTAATGAAGATGGCGATATTGGTTTTTTAAAAGACTACCGCAGGATGAACGTAGCTATGACAAGAGCAAAAGAACAACTCTTTGTGATCGGCGACAGTGCAACAGTTGGCGCTGATCCTTTCTACAATAAATTCCTCAGCTATGTTGAAGAACATGGAACGTACAGAACAGTGTGGGAGTTTGAAATACAGATCTGATCAGCTAGCTTCAAGTTTCTTCACTGCTTTTACATAATCGTATTGCAGATCTTCATGCATCGATGCAATGGCTTTGTTGATCTTTTTCAACTGTGCCTTGTAAATATTGCTGATGATGGTGTTGCTGTTAATGGTGGTTCCAAGCTCTTTGATTCTTGTGCATAAATGAATCAATACTTCTGCTTCTACTGTTTCACTGCCGCTGTAACGAATGTATTTGGCGGCTGTTCTTGCGATCTTACGTAGAGTCTTCTTTACAAAATACACATTGCTCTTGTTGATCTCTTCAAACAACTCATCTACCTCTTCATTTACATGCTTGATGTATAGAGCCGTATCATCTGCCTCAAACAATAAATAAGTAAGCAGCTCCTTATTCTCTTTTTTGAAACGTGCCAGCCGCAAACAAAGCTCTGTTACTTTTGCCTGTGGCAGACTCACCAACTCCTGTTTGATCTCCTGTACTGTTGCTGCTTTCATAATTATAACTGCGGCTTTACATCAATCACTTCAACTTCAAATACCAGCGGACTGTTCGGCGGAATTTTTGCCGCACGTGTACGGATAGAATAAGCAAGTCCGGATGGTATCACTATTTTGATCTTTCCTCCCACTTTGCAAAATGGAATACCCAACTGCCAGCCACGTATCAACCTGCTCAAAGGGAAAGTTGCAGTCTTCTCTTTTGTTTGATCAAACACAGAACCATCTTCCAATAGATAACCTTTGTAATAAACCACCACTGTATCTGTTACCAGTACATTTCGTCCTGTGCCTTCTTTCATTATTGTATAGTAAACATCGTTATCCTTCTGTTTTGCATCCGTCTTGCCAGACATGATGGCCTGTTGAATGATCTGTTCATCATTTGCTGCCTGCTGTATGCTGTCAATATTGGAGAACGGCGCCAGTACTGGCGCCTTTGCAGCTGTTGCAGATAATTCGATAAACGATCCATTACCACGCTGTACCCAAGCCTGGGGAATACTCAAAGCCGCAGGTTGCTTTTTCCTGTTTACAGTAAAAGTTGAGGCTGATTTTAAAGCACCCCATTTGTCCTTTAATTTGCAAGTGCCGATCAACTTCCATTTATTTTGTGCAGGATAATAAACATAACCGGAGTACAGTATAAAATTTGTAGCAGAGTCGCTGGCGGTTGCAAGATAGAGTTGCACAGTTTCTTTAACCACTGATTCATCTTCCCATTCCAGTTCATCTTTCCCGTCTTCTTCCACATTCATTCCTTTCGCAACAATAGTGGCTGTTTCAGGAAAACTGAATACAATCTCTTTTTCTTTCTTGTCAGCTTCAATAAACAATTTCACATCCCCACTCTGCACCCCCGCTTTTACTTCTTTACGTGTGTTGATCTGTTGTGTGTTTATTTGCACAAGTAACCCACTTGCTCTTAAGCTGTCTGCAAGGGAATACGTTTTAACCACATCGTTCTGAGCAAATACATTTGCATGGGTACAAATGCTGATCATAATAAATAAGAAGTATTTCATGTGTGCTTTGTTGTTTTTTATTTTCCCATATCACACGAATAGCCATTGCATCTATGAATGGAATAAGGCTTCAAACATACTAAAGCATCAGCAATAAGAATAAAAAGAGATTGGTTGTTTAATAAACTATCAACGGATAATGGTGAGCATACCCTTGCGGTTATAAATTTTTCCATCAATACCTATACCGCTGAACTGCCACACGTATGCGCCGGGAGCCTGGTGCACTCCTTTATAAGTTCCATCCCAACCAAGACTACCAACCGGCCAGTTAAAGAGTTCCAGACCCCACCGGTTAAATACTTTAAAGGAGTAAATCTTTTTAATTCCATCTGTTACAGGATAAAAACGATCGTTGAGATTATCGTTGTTAGGTGTAAATACATTGGGCACAAAAACAGTTACTTCCTTAATTGTTTTTACCAGTTGTGTGTCTACTGTAACGCAACCTACTGCTGTAACCATTCGTATCTGGTATAACTGATCACCAATGTTATCACGTTCAAATATTGGTTGTGCAATATTGGCATCAGTAAGGTAAAGCGGAGGTGCCCAAGCTACCTCGATACCAATAGGTCTTGATTGCAATGGAAGCACTGTGTTTTGGAATGTATACTGTATTGGATATGTTTGACCCGGCAACGGATCTTCAATGGTAACAGAAACACTTCTTGTATTTAAAGCACATCCATCAGCATTTTTTACAACAGCATAATATCTACCTGACTGCGTTAACCGCAATCGATTTTGATTTACACCAGACAAAATAATGCCATCCCTGAACCACTGCACATTTACATCTGGCGAAACGATCAATACAGCGCTGTCTGTTGCCGAGGTTCTGCAAAACATCGTTGAACCTAAGAACTGTAAAGTTGTATCGGGAGAAGTAGATGTTACAAAAACAGTATCCCGTTTAAAACATCCTCCTCCTCCACTCAGGACTGTAAGTATATACTGTGTAGATGTAGCCGGCGTTGCAAACGGGTTGGCAATATTTGGATCGGATAATCCTGTTGCAGGCGACCAACGGTAACTTAAACCCGGTTTCGGATTTTCGCCAATGAGAATAGGATCAGAGCCACAATAAACAGTATCCCGCCCCGCATTCGCTTTCAACGTAAGGGTATCAACTAATCTTGCATACAACGTATCCTTACAGCCATAGCCGTTGAAAGGTGTTACTTCTACAGCAAGCAACGAACCGGTTGGGTATGGAGGTCTTAAAACTAACTGCTGGCTGCTTCCCAGCATTTGAGAGAAGTTACTATTGAACCATCTATAATCCTGGAAACCGTATGGCGCTACTACATTCACGAGTGTATCGTTAGGACAATAAGTAGCTCCTGTAAACTCACCTGTACATTCTGTATTCACATCAATGTATGCATAACCGAAATGGCGTACAAACGTGCAATCGGCAGTTTTGAAAAATAAGCGAATGGTTTTGCCAGCCTGACCATTTAAGTTGATGGTTACAGCTGTCCAGTCTTTTACCCACACCGGTGTATTTTCATTGGCTCTTACAGGTGCCTCAAAAAAACCGGGTAAGCCACTTCCAAACGGAATGAATTCAAATGAAGAACATTCGATCACTTTATTATCTGATACATTCAACACTTCAATTTCAAGACGTGGTTGTTCTTCTAACCGATGGTTTGGTCCTTCAAATACAACTGCATAATGATAAGTGATGGAATAAGTGTTCATGTTCGCAGGAATCGTGAACTCGTAAGACAAACCTTCTGCCTGCGCACCACCCATTGTATTGCCTAACTTAACAGAATAACCACTTCCATTTGGACACACAACCGGGAAGCCACCAAACATATCAATATCGCCGGCATTTAAAGAGCGACTGAATATTTCGTGTTGACCATTAAACCCAACTCCATTGGGTGATAATGTAATAGTATTGGTACCTCCTCCTGCAGATACTGATCCTGTGTATGCAGTCCAGTTAGAAAAATCGCCTTTCTCAAAATCAATATTGGGGGGACAAATTTGTGCGTTGGAAATTGAACATAGAAACAAAGTGGTAAACAGAGCTACCATGTGTGTACGAATCGTTCCATGTTGATGAATCTTCATAATGTAAGAGTCAGGTAAGGAGTACCAGCCCCGGCTTACTAATTTACCAAAAAAACAAACCCCTAGTATATGAATTTTTAAATGTTGAATGTTTAGACAATGTTTTTAACGAAAAAACTGACAGAACATAAAAAAGCCGGTCAATTAGCATTGACCGGCTTTCAATTTTATGACAATTGGGTTCTTATTTACCCGGGTCGCCACGCTCAATTTCCCTGTTCATCTCTTCCATATCCACCGGCTGCGAATCATCGCCAAGGAGGTAACGACAGAAATAATCGCACATTTTCCAGAAGAAATATTCCGTCATTGTTCCATATCCATGACGTTGACCAGGCAACACCACAAGCTCAAATCGCTTATTGGCTTTGATCAATGCATTTGCCATACGAATGGTATTAGCAGGATGCACATTATTATCAATATCACCATGACTCAACATCAAACGTCCTTTCAGGTTCTTTGCTAATTCAGGATTACGTTCAATGGAATAAACAAAGCTTGTGTCGCCTTTATCACTCACCTGTTCTTTTACACCATGATGTTTTTCACTCCACCAGCGGTTGTAAATATTATTCTCATGATTTCCGGCACTGCTCACTGCTACTTTAAAGAAATCAGGATACACCAGCATAGCTGCTGTACTCATAAAGCCACCACCACTATGTCCGTGAATACCCACTTTGTTTGCATCAATATACTTATGACGATAACTCAATTGTTCAATTGCTGCTTTCTTATCAGCCAAACCATAATCACGAAGGTTACCATAACCATAGTTGTGATACCATTTACTGCGTGAAGGATGACCACCTCTGTTACCAACCGTGATCACCACAAAACCAAGTTGTGCCAAACGGTCAACACGATCCATACCACGACCAAACGCTTTGTTTACAGCTTCTGTTTGCGGACCTGGATACACATACTCGATGATGGGATATGTTTTTGTACTGTCAAAATCAAACGGCTTATACATTACACCGTACAGATCAGTAATGCCATCAGCTGCTTTTACTTTAAATGGTTCAGGGAATTTATAACCTGCCTCAAGCAAGCCACTCATATCTGTTTTTTCCAGTTCCATAATAGTGCGTCCGTTATTATCCTGCAATAACGAAACAGGCACCGTATTCACACGTGAATAGGTATTTACAAAATAGCGGATATTATCATCCATACTCGCATTGTTATCATAACCTGAACGAGTAAGTAATTTCAAACCCGTACCATCGAAGTTAATGCGGTAGAGATGCAGGTAATAAGGATCTTCATTTGGTTCACGACCATTGGCAGTGAAATACAATACACGGTTCTTTTCATCAATGCTTTCAATATCCTCGCAATGGAAAGCGCCACTTGTGATCTGGTTTTTGAGTTTACCATTTTCATCATACAAATAAAAATGTGCCCAACCATCACGTTCACTCCATTCAATTAATTCCTTACCCTCGTTTACCAAGCCAAGCCTGCGGTTCTCAACATAAGTATTCATGCGCTCCTCAATGAGCGGCGTAACAGAAGTACTGTTTACGTTTACAACGCATGCATCAATACGTTTCAGATCACGACTTGTGCGTGACATATAAAACTTCTCATTGGTGCCATGCCAGATCGTTGCACGGTTTTCTTCATCACGCTGACTTTGCTTTAACGGAGCAGACCACACAGCGATTTCCTGATCTTTGAATGCAGCCGCATTTATTTTCTTTGATGTTTTACTTTCGAAGTTGAAAATATATAGCTCACGGATGGGTGCTTCTTTTTCACCCGGCATCTGGTACTTGTATGTTTCAAGCGTAGGGCGAGGTTCTGCAACGTTATTGATCACCCAGAGATCTTTTACCTTACGGTTATCAGTACGTGTAAGTACAAAATGTTTACCATCGGGGCTCCACATTACAAATGCAGATTTACGCTTATCCTTATTTTTTTCTTTATCGACGTTGGTTTCATTACCAAAACCTCCACCGTAACCATAATCTTCCACACCATCAGTTGTTAACTGGTACTCAACAATAGTGCTGTCTTCTTCTTTGATCTGTGCTTTACGATAGTTGGCGCTATCCATATAGTACAGGTTATGCTTTTTAGAGAAGAGTACATATTTTTTATCTGGTGAGAACGAAGCCCACATCAAACGGTCTTTCGGTTTCTGATAATCTTTTAATTCAGTTAATACTGCTGTGTTGAGGTTGTATTCAAAATAGAATATTTTTTTCTCTGTTGCTGCAGGTACGCCAGGGCGTGCTCCAGCACCAGCTCTTCCACCTGTACGGGCAGTTGCAGTATCTTTCTTTACTTCATCAATGGTACTCTTGATTTCAAACGTAATACTGTTTTCATCTTTTGTGAATTTCAGTTTCTCAATGGGCAAATGCTGTGCATCAAAAGGATCCTTTACAATTTTGGTGATCTCTGCTGCAAGCTTTGCATGATCGAACATGGCACGCTTGCTGCCTTTGGTTGCATCAACAATGTACCAGGTCTTTCCTTCACGTGTTTCGTACACATACCAGAAACGATCGGTCAGTTTCAGCCAATGCGGATCAACCGAAGTGCTGAACAGCATTTTATTGATTTTCTCCGGTGAAAAACGGGCAGCTAAAGCGTAATTGCCTTTTTTAGCGGCGGGCTGCTGTGCAAACAATGCAACAGACAGAAACATCATAAAGATGGTTACAAAAATTCTCATGCGTGGATGGTTTGTATTGAATTGGAATGACGGGTGTATACCCGGAAAGCTTTAAAGATAAGGGGCGAAGGCAAACCAACGTCTTCGTGACTTTATCAATTACATGAACGGTTGAAGAAAACTACAAGCCGTCCGCTTCCAGCTGCCAGCAAATACAAGAATATTATGAATAGGATAAGTTGAATTGCTTGCAGCTAGTAGCTAATAGCCTGCAGCTCTTTTCACAATCCTTTCGTCCAGATTTCATGAATGGGTTCACCACGGGAACTGAGTCCTGAATGATGCCAGTTATTTCCTTCCACTTTCCCATCAAAACTCAAGGAGGCGCCTACCCTTGTACTGTCTCTTGAAAAGAATTCAATATTCTCTGTATATTTTCCATTAACGAAGCTGTATGAGCCACCACCGGTTCCAAAGAACTCTTTGGTTTCAATATTGATAGCAATCCATTGAAAGCGAGTACCGGTGAGGAGTTTAATGGTTCGTCTTGCACCGGGTGTAATGGTTTGCATGTTTCCATTGTTCATACGACCTGTGATAAGCCAATGACCGCCGAGTGCTCCTTTACTGTCATCAACCCGTGAATAGACTTCCTTTGTTCCATTAGCACTGAGGCTGAGTGTTTGTTTATCGATCAGCATTTCCATTGTTTCACTGCTGCTTACTTTTTCTTTTTCGGCTGTATGAAACAGATAAGTGATCGAAAGTTTGTTACCATCGGCTTTGTAGGAACCGC is part of the Lacibacter sediminis genome and harbors:
- a CDS encoding FKBP-type peptidyl-prolyl cis-trans isomerase, whose protein sequence is MKYFLFIMISICTHANVFAQNDVVKTYSLADSLRASGLLVQINTQQINTRKEVKAGVQSGDVKLFIEADKKEKEIVFSFPETATIVAKGMNVEEDGKDELEWEDESVVKETVQLYLATASDSATNFILYSGYVYYPAQNKWKLIGTCKLKDKWGALKSASTFTVNRKKQPAALSIPQAWVQRGNGSFIELSATAAKAPVLAPFSNIDSIQQAANDEQIIQQAIMSGKTDAKQKDNDVYYTIMKEGTGRNVLVTDTVVVYYKGYLLEDGSVFDQTKEKTATFPLSRLIRGWQLGIPFCKVGGKIKIVIPSGLAYSIRTRAAKIPPNSPLVFEVEVIDVKPQL
- a CDS encoding AAA domain-containing protein, whose translation is MHPHINKLLKCIDLEEKEQANRYQLDQSHTLKQLKAEGLALHPIIVTRRTFGYADYPEISFKLSFPPEANMFRDGAAIECFISGEEPVKGVLLNLDGKNGEFRLFAPDFPDWIEDNGVGIKLAPDTRTTSIMKKVLQGLENNKPPYGLFEQLHTTSTQPTSIVQTQTNNIQFRNIKLNESQQQAIVNIIANDQLCIVHGPPGTGKTTTLIEAIVQLVQQGEKVLVSAPSNTAVDHLAKGLLQQGINLLRVGNTSKVDELIYKHTPEGKLNNSSALKEIKQLKIRAEEFRKMALKYKRSFGKSEREQRSLLFKEVKNIRTEIKKLQHYNEEKLFAEAQVIAGTPIGLYDADLKQSFHTLVIDEAGQCIEPLAWCIFPMAEKIVLAGDHWQLPPTVLSNEAAVLGFNRSILEVAIEKTTTVSLLNIQYRMRKAIAGFSSSYFYKDLLHTAEHLQNTGVHLTFIDTAGSGYNETHGPDGVSLQNEGELNIVRQLLEQEQLDPIHTAFISPYSGQVTKAKEQLPTGLRISTIDSFQGQEKENIVVSLVRSNEDGDIGFLKDYRRMNVAMTRAKEQLFVIGDSATVGADPFYNKFLSYVEEHGTYRTVWEFEIQI
- a CDS encoding S9 family peptidase, with protein sequence MRIFVTIFMMFLSVALFAQQPAAKKGNYALAARFSPEKINKMLFSTSVDPHWLKLTDRFWYVYETREGKTWYIVDATKGSKRAMFDHAKLAAEITKIVKDPFDAQHLPIEKLKFTKDENSITFEIKSTIDEVKKDTATARTGGRAGAGARPGVPAATEKKIFYFEYNLNTAVLTELKDYQKPKDRLMWASFSPDKKYVLFSKKHNLYYMDSANYRKAQIKEEDSTIVEYQLTTDGVEDYGYGGGFGNETNVDKEKNKDKRKSAFVMWSPDGKHFVLTRTDNRKVKDLWVINNVAEPRPTLETYKYQMPGEKEAPIRELYIFNFESKTSKKINAAAFKDQEIAVWSAPLKQSQRDEENRATIWHGTNEKFYMSRTSRDLKRIDACVVNVNSTSVTPLIEERMNTYVENRRLGLVNEGKELIEWSERDGWAHFYLYDENGKLKNQITSGAFHCEDIESIDEKNRVLYFTANGREPNEDPYYLHLYRINFDGTGLKLLTRSGYDNNASMDDNIRYFVNTYSRVNTVPVSLLQDNNGRTIMELEKTDMSGLLEAGYKFPEPFKVKAADGITDLYGVMYKPFDFDSTKTYPIIEYVYPGPQTEAVNKAFGRGMDRVDRLAQLGFVVITVGNRGGHPSRSKWYHNYGYGNLRDYGLADKKAAIEQLSYRHKYIDANKVGIHGHSGGGFMSTAAMLVYPDFFKVAVSSAGNHENNIYNRWWSEKHHGVKEQVSDKGDTSFVYSIERNPELAKNLKGRLMLSHGDIDNNVHPANTIRMANALIKANKRFELVVLPGQRHGYGTMTEYFFWKMCDYFCRYLLGDDSQPVDMEEMNREIERGDPGK
- a CDS encoding T9SS type B sorting domain-containing protein, whose product is MKIHQHGTIRTHMVALFTTLFLCSISNAQICPPNIDFEKGDFSNWTAYTGSVSAGGGTNTITLSPNGVGFNGQHEIFSRSLNAGDIDMFGGFPVVCPNGSGYSVKLGNTMGGAQAEGLSYEFTIPANMNTYSITYHYAVVFEGPNHRLEEQPRLEIEVLNVSDNKVIECSSFEFIPFGSGLPGFFEAPVRANENTPVWVKDWTAVTINLNGQAGKTIRLFFKTADCTFVRHFGYAYIDVNTECTGEFTGATYCPNDTLVNVVAPYGFQDYRWFNSNFSQMLGSSQQLVLRPPYPTGSLLAVEVTPFNGYGCKDTLYARLVDTLTLKANAGRDTVYCGSDPILIGENPKPGLSYRWSPATGLSDPNIANPFATPATSTQYILTVLSGGGGCFKRDTVFVTSTSPDTTLQFLGSTMFCRTSATDSAVLIVSPDVNVQWFRDGIILSGVNQNRLRLTQSGRYYAVVKNADGCALNTRSVSVTIEDPLPGQTYPIQYTFQNTVLPLQSRPIGIEVAWAPPLYLTDANIAQPIFERDNIGDQLYQIRMVTAVGCVTVDTQLVKTIKEVTVFVPNVFTPNNDNLNDRFYPVTDGIKKIYSFKVFNRWGLELFNWPVGSLGWDGTYKGVHQAPGAYVWQFSGIGIDGKIYNRKGMLTIIR
- a CDS encoding membrane or secreted protein, which translates into the protein MKQIKMIAILFLLFFMSSHHSFAQTSIEGAWTKQEGSFNITLLFQDGYYSYTKYDVANKVFSFTKGGSYKADGNKLSITYLFHTAEKEKVSSSETMEMLIDKQTLSLSANGTKEVYSRVDDSKGALGGHWLITGRMNNGNMQTITPGARRTIKLLTGTRFQWIAINIETKEFFGTGGGSYSFVNGKYTENIEFFSRDSTRVGASLSFDGKVEGNNWHHSGLSSRGEPIHEIWTKGL